From Rhodococcus sp. B7740:
TCAGGGCTCTCATTTCTTGCCTGCCTTCTCGTACGGACGAACCTCCACCGCCTCGGTGAGGCCGAGAACCAGGTCGCGTCGCCCGCTACCAAGGCCACGGCGCGTGACGTTGGCCGTGCCCGCTCCACCGCCGAGTCGCAACGCCTCGGGGACCGACAGTCCCTGAGCAAGCCCCGCGGCGATGCCTGCACTCATCGAATCGCCTGCTCCGTGGTGATCGACCATGCGCAGCCCCGGCGTGACGATCTCGAGCACGTCGCCGTCGACCAGCGCCAGAGCTGGATCTCCGGCCCGCGAGATCACGACGATCTCCGCGCCGTCGTCGTGCATTTGCCGCATCGAGTCGATCAGGTGCGCCGGGTCCTCGGACTCGGCCCGGCCGTCGGCGATGAGGTCCTCGTGGCTGACCTTGAGCACCGTCAGGCCGCCGGCGAGCGCGGCGATCATGGTCGGTCCGGAGAGGTCGGCCACCACCGTCTTGCCCAGGGCGGTGAGGTCCGCGCACAGCCGCTCGTACACCTCGGGCGGAACGATGTCGTCTTCGTGCGGTCCGCCGAGAATGGCGACGTCGCTGCGGGCACCGGCTGCGAGGGCGGCGCTGAACAGGTC
This genomic window contains:
- a CDS encoding 1-phosphofructokinase family hexose kinase, whose product is MPPSPRELSALVFAPSPLLTVTLDRAPNGNTELHVHAGGQGHWIARMATVLGLDVTLTGVFGGEIGGILRDIVEREGITVVSVDIGQESGSYVHDRRSGEREILATVDPPPLARHALDDLFSAALAAGARSDVAILGGPHEDDIVPPEVYERLCADLTALGKTVVADLSGPTMIAALAGGLTVLKVSHEDLIADGRAESEDPAHLIDSMRQMHDDGAEIVVISRAGDPALALVDGDVLEIVTPGLRMVDHHGAGDSMSAGIAAGLAQGLSVPEALRLGGGAGTANVTRRGLGSGRRDLVLGLTEAVEVRPYEKAGKK